One window of the Niallia circulans genome contains the following:
- a CDS encoding chromate transporter, producing MTHWHLFLAFFRVGILGYGGGPSSIPLVKNEVVDKYKWMTDDEFSDVLALGNALPGPIATKMAGYIGWQVKGVFGMINAIIASVVPTILLMIVLLTFLNSFKDKPWVLGMTKAVVPVVGVMLGVLTVDFLKKVNSHFRLKMTIGLMAASLILLVLLQIHPAIVIGVVIVVSLLSKKQKEEVKEVKAS from the coding sequence ATGACACATTGGCATCTATTTCTTGCTTTTTTTCGGGTAGGGATTTTAGGATATGGCGGTGGTCCTTCTTCAATTCCTCTTGTAAAAAACGAAGTAGTGGATAAATATAAATGGATGACAGATGATGAGTTTTCTGATGTTTTGGCATTAGGAAATGCGTTGCCAGGACCAATTGCCACGAAAATGGCTGGTTATATTGGCTGGCAAGTAAAGGGCGTATTCGGGATGATAAACGCTATTATTGCATCTGTTGTTCCGACGATATTATTAATGATTGTTTTATTAACTTTTTTAAATTCCTTTAAAGATAAGCCTTGGGTATTAGGAATGACAAAGGCTGTTGTTCCTGTGGTTGGTGTAATGCTAGGGGTATTGACAGTAGACTTTCTAAAGAAAGTAAATAGTCATTTTCGTCTGAAGATGACTATTGGGTTGATGGCCGCAAGTCTTATTCTTTTAGTCCTTCTCCAAATCCATCCCGCGATTGTCATTGGAGTTGTCATTGTCGTCTCTCTACTTAGCAAGAAGCAAAAAGAGGAAGTGAAAGAGGTGAAAGCGTCATGA
- a CDS encoding gamma-glutamyltransferase family protein, translating into MKLDYLYHPYPSQRNTVFAKRGMVATSQPLAAQAGLEILQKGGNAIDAAIATAAALTVVEPTSNGIGGDSFALVWFKDKLHGLNASGPAPSSISIDSLKAKGLEKIPTYGVIPVTVPGVPSAWASLSEKFGKLPLKEALAPAIRLAEEGYPVSPTLGKYWNLAYNRFKESFQGDEYTPWFDTFTPNRKAPQIGEIWSSPGHASTLRSIAETNAESFYRGELADKIAQFMKEHNGYLQKEDLERYYPEWVEPISVSYKGYDVWEIPPNGQGLVALMALNIAKGFKLTEKDSVDTYHKHIEAMKLAFTDGKAFITDEKEMPHTVKELLSEEYAALRRKKIGDQAITPEPLSPPKGGTVYLAAADEEGNMISYIQSNYMGFGSGIVIPGTGISMQNRGHDFSLDPAHPNALKPGKRTYHTIIPGFLTKDNKPIGPFGVMGGYMQPQGHFQIVTNTIDFHLNPQAALDAPRWQWTEGKKILVEPHFPNYLAQALARRGHEIQTATEFGHFGRGQIIWRDEETGVLIGGTESRTDGTIASW; encoded by the coding sequence ATGAAACTAGATTACTTGTATCACCCTTATCCTTCTCAGCGAAATACTGTTTTTGCAAAAAGGGGAATGGTTGCTACGTCGCAGCCTCTTGCTGCTCAAGCTGGTTTAGAGATTTTACAAAAGGGCGGAAATGCGATTGATGCAGCAATTGCAACAGCCGCGGCATTAACAGTAGTGGAACCAACTTCTAATGGAATCGGCGGAGATTCCTTTGCACTTGTATGGTTCAAGGATAAGCTGCATGGATTAAATGCGAGCGGACCTGCACCAAGCTCTATTTCCATTGATTCGTTAAAAGCAAAAGGGCTAGAAAAGATACCAACTTATGGCGTTATTCCAGTAACAGTACCAGGTGTTCCATCTGCCTGGGCGTCACTTTCAGAAAAGTTTGGGAAATTACCTTTGAAAGAAGCATTGGCACCAGCTATTCGTCTTGCTGAAGAAGGCTATCCAGTTAGCCCAACTCTCGGAAAGTATTGGAATCTGGCCTATAATCGCTTTAAAGAAAGTTTTCAAGGAGATGAATATACGCCTTGGTTTGATACGTTTACTCCTAATAGAAAAGCACCACAAATTGGGGAGATTTGGTCATCACCAGGTCATGCTTCTACATTGCGCTCTATTGCAGAAACAAATGCAGAGAGCTTTTATCGTGGGGAATTAGCTGATAAAATAGCACAGTTTATGAAAGAGCATAATGGCTATCTTCAAAAAGAAGATTTAGAGCGTTATTATCCTGAATGGGTGGAGCCAATTTCTGTTTCTTATAAAGGTTATGATGTTTGGGAAATCCCGCCGAACGGGCAAGGATTGGTCGCATTAATGGCACTTAATATTGCTAAAGGCTTCAAGTTAACAGAGAAGGATTCTGTTGATACATACCATAAACATATAGAAGCAATGAAGCTTGCATTTACGGATGGAAAAGCATTTATTACCGATGAAAAGGAAATGCCTCATACAGTAAAGGAATTATTAAGCGAAGAATATGCTGCTTTAAGAAGAAAAAAAATTGGCGACCAAGCCATTACACCTGAACCGCTATCACCTCCAAAGGGAGGAACGGTTTACTTAGCCGCAGCAGATGAAGAAGGAAATATGATTTCCTATATTCAAAGTAATTACATGGGCTTCGGCTCAGGAATTGTCATTCCCGGAACAGGGATTAGCATGCAAAACAGGGGGCATGATTTTTCCCTCGATCCAGCTCATCCCAATGCATTAAAACCGGGGAAAAGAACCTATCATACAATTATCCCTGGATTCCTTACGAAAGATAATAAGCCAATCGGACCTTTTGGGGTGATGGGCGGTTATATGCAGCCACAAGGTCATTTCCAAATTGTCACCAATACAATCGACTTTCATTTGAATCCACAAGCGGCTTTAGATGCGCCGCGCTGGCAGTGGACGGAAGGGAAGAAGATACTAGTAGAGCCGCATTTTCCTAACTATTTAGCTCAAGCACTTGCAAGGCGGGGACATGAGATTCAAACGGCTACAGAGTTTGGACATTTCGGCAGAGGACAGATTATCTGGAGAGATGAAGAAACAGGTGTATTAATTGGAGGAACAGAATCAAGAACAGATGGAACGATTGCCTCCTGGTAA
- a CDS encoding Lrp/AsnC family transcriptional regulator, with the protein MKLDAIDKKILELLTANGRLSYVEIGKELQLSRVAIRERVSQLIENGVIEKFSAVINSEKVGKTVSAFFEVDCEPASLIQVAQTLAENPVVASCYQMTGPSTLHMHVLVEDFEALESFTNNELYSLEGITRVESHILLRRFKSRNGLKI; encoded by the coding sequence ATGAAATTAGATGCAATAGATAAAAAAATATTAGAATTACTAACAGCAAATGGCAGACTTTCCTATGTGGAAATTGGCAAAGAGCTGCAATTATCTCGCGTGGCTATAAGAGAGCGAGTCAGCCAACTAATCGAAAATGGAGTGATTGAAAAATTCAGTGCTGTAATCAATTCGGAAAAAGTAGGCAAAACAGTTTCTGCTTTTTTTGAAGTAGACTGCGAGCCAGCTTCCCTCATTCAAGTAGCTCAAACACTAGCGGAAAATCCTGTGGTGGCTAGCTGCTATCAAATGACGGGGCCAAGCACCTTACATATGCACGTTCTCGTCGAAGACTTCGAAGCACTAGAAAGCTTTACAAACAACGAATTATATTCCTTAGAAGGCATCACAAGAGTGGAAAGCCATATTCTTCTAAGAAGGTTTAAAAGTAGAAATGGTTTAAAAATTTGA